In one window of Mesorhizobium sp. B2-1-1 DNA:
- a CDS encoding type II toxin-antitoxin system RelE/ParE family toxin, translating to MTHRVVFSKAAEKDLLDLLTYLVPQAGERIARAYIDRLIDYCAHFDTFPERGTRHDDIRPGLRTVGYRRRATIAFAIEDETVTILRVFHGGRHAILSDEDDAF from the coding sequence ATGACGCACAGGGTCGTTTTCAGCAAGGCTGCCGAGAAAGACCTGCTGGATTTGCTGACCTACCTGGTTCCACAGGCTGGCGAACGAATTGCGCGGGCTTATATCGATCGCCTCATTGATTACTGTGCGCACTTTGACACGTTTCCTGAGCGCGGGACCCGCCATGATGATATCAGGCCAGGCCTCCGCACCGTGGGATATCGCAGGCGGGCGACGATCGCGTTTGCCATTGAAGACGAGACCGTGACCATCCTTCGGGTCTTTCACGGCGGCCGACACGCCATCCTCTCCGATGAAGATGATGCCTTCTGA
- a CDS encoding type II toxin-antitoxin system ParD family antitoxin — MRSTQPLTITLPLEMAQMVKDKVSSGEYATESEVIRDGLRTLAARDAAIDRWLREEVAPTMDALEKDPSHVSPLEDVRKRLHSRIDALAGKQSRQA, encoded by the coding sequence ATGCGCAGCACCCAGCCACTGACTATCACATTGCCGCTTGAGATGGCGCAGATGGTGAAGGACAAAGTTTCATCCGGCGAGTACGCCACGGAGAGCGAAGTCATCCGCGATGGCCTGAGAACGCTCGCGGCGCGCGACGCGGCAATCGATCGCTGGCTGCGAGAGGAGGTTGCGCCAACGATGGATGCGCTCGAGAAGGATCCTTCGCACGTCTCACCTCTGGAGGATGTGCGAAAGCGACTTCATAGCCGCATCGACGCGCTGGCCGGGAAGCAGTCACGCCAAGCATGA
- a CDS encoding XRE family transcriptional regulator has protein sequence MGAMVKTQLSIKVGAAIRQARKQRGLVMRHIAEHNDTDVAAVGNWETGRNLPKTENLLKTAAFLRVDPVALGKGEVVFLDDAGPVNDAEIVTDAGPPPAGPMDIQVLGAAVGGDDGDFTFNGEPAGYVQRPPGIRNLAKVFALHVLSDSMVPRYEPGDLIYCGGRDAVPGDHVVIETFPEENERNGKAFIKKLVKRTAAELVVEQYNPPKTLTFNRYAIKQVWRVIPLKELLGY, from the coding sequence AAACGCAACTGTCGATCAAGGTCGGGGCGGCAATCCGCCAGGCGCGCAAGCAGCGCGGCCTGGTCATGCGCCACATCGCCGAGCACAACGACACCGACGTCGCCGCCGTCGGCAATTGGGAAACCGGTCGCAACCTGCCCAAGACGGAAAACCTCCTGAAGACTGCCGCCTTTCTGCGTGTCGACCCGGTCGCGCTCGGCAAGGGCGAGGTGGTTTTCCTCGACGATGCCGGACCGGTCAACGACGCCGAGATCGTCACCGACGCCGGGCCGCCCCCCGCCGGGCCGATGGACATCCAGGTGCTGGGCGCCGCCGTTGGCGGCGACGACGGCGATTTCACCTTCAACGGCGAGCCCGCCGGCTACGTCCAGCGCCCACCCGGCATCCGCAACCTGGCCAAGGTGTTCGCGCTGCATGTGCTCTCGGATTCCATGGTACCCCGTTACGAGCCCGGAGACCTGATCTATTGCGGCGGCCGCGATGCCGTCCCGGGCGATCACGTGGTGATCGAAACCTTCCCGGAAGAGAACGAACGCAACGGCAAGGCCTTCATCAAGAAATTGGTCAAGCGCACCGCCGCCGAACTGGTGGTCGAACAGTACAATCCGCCGAAGACGTTGACCTTCAACCGCTACGCCATCAAGCAGGTCTGGCGGGTCATTCCGTTGAAGGAATTGCTGGGCTATTGA